In one Dermatophilaceae bacterium Sec6.4 genomic region, the following are encoded:
- a CDS encoding MFS transporter, whose product MTAASTKQDKPIRSMVPARMHDMPWTRFHWMVIFGLGTAWILDGLEIQIVAAGGFEKTLHMSSSDVGLAGTVYLLGEVAGALFFGRLTDSWGRKKMFTLTLVVYLVGAAASGLAPTMWVFLLFRFISGMGIGGEYSAVNSAIDELIPGKQRGRVDLAINGTYWGGAAIGALASTFLLDTSRFGQDIGWRIAFFIGPILGLGIIYLRRHIPESPRWLLTHGHAEEAETIVGGIEHEIRDAGGELPHHEESDGRWIKAGEALTTKQLVYVFFKLYPTRTVLGATLMITQSFLYNAIFFTYALVLKNFYGLSSSQAAVYFFPFAIGNLLGPLVLGRFFDTVGRRRMIGGCYSISGVILGISAVLFLGDHLNPVTHTAFWCVAFFFASAGASAGYLTVSEIFPQEVRGQAISYFFAVAQVFGALGPVFYGWLIGDGKDRTPMFWGYLIATAIMLIGATVAIVWGVDAEGKSLEEIAPPLTEHDEQGNSITHLPV is encoded by the coding sequence ATGACTGCTGCGTCAACCAAGCAGGACAAGCCCATCCGCAGCATGGTCCCTGCGCGCATGCATGACATGCCGTGGACCCGATTCCACTGGATGGTCATTTTCGGGCTCGGCACCGCATGGATCCTCGATGGACTCGAGATCCAGATCGTCGCCGCCGGCGGCTTCGAGAAGACGCTGCACATGAGCAGCTCCGATGTCGGCCTCGCGGGTACCGTCTACCTGCTCGGCGAGGTAGCCGGCGCATTGTTCTTCGGTCGGCTCACTGATTCCTGGGGCCGCAAGAAGATGTTCACCCTCACCCTCGTGGTCTACCTGGTGGGAGCCGCGGCGTCCGGTCTCGCGCCGACGATGTGGGTATTCCTGTTGTTCCGTTTCATCTCCGGCATGGGCATCGGCGGTGAGTACTCGGCGGTGAACTCAGCGATCGACGAGCTGATACCGGGTAAGCAGCGAGGCCGCGTCGACCTGGCCATCAACGGCACCTACTGGGGCGGTGCGGCCATCGGCGCCCTGGCCAGTACGTTCCTGCTCGACACCAGCCGCTTCGGGCAGGACATCGGCTGGCGGATCGCCTTCTTCATCGGCCCGATCCTGGGCCTGGGCATCATCTACCTTCGTCGCCACATCCCGGAGAGCCCGCGGTGGCTGCTGACGCACGGTCACGCGGAAGAGGCCGAGACGATCGTCGGCGGCATCGAGCACGAGATCCGTGATGCGGGTGGAGAACTGCCCCATCACGAAGAGTCCGACGGCCGTTGGATCAAGGCCGGCGAGGCCCTGACGACCAAGCAGCTGGTCTACGTGTTCTTCAAGCTCTATCCGACCCGCACGGTGCTGGGCGCTACCTTGATGATCACGCAGAGCTTCCTCTACAACGCCATCTTCTTCACCTACGCGCTGGTCCTGAAGAACTTCTACGGCCTGTCCAGCTCCCAGGCGGCGGTCTACTTCTTCCCGTTCGCGATCGGTAACCTGCTCGGGCCGCTGGTCCTCGGCCGGTTCTTCGACACCGTCGGTCGGCGCCGGATGATCGGTGGTTGCTACTCGATCTCAGGGGTGATCCTGGGCATCTCCGCCGTGTTGTTCCTGGGGGATCACCTCAACCCCGTCACGCACACCGCGTTCTGGTGCGTCGCGTTCTTCTTCGCCTCCGCCGGCGCTTCTGCGGGCTACCTGACCGTGTCGGAGATATTCCCGCAGGAGGTCCGCGGTCAGGCCATCTCCTACTTCTTCGCGGTCGCCCAGGTCTTCGGAGCGTTGGGGCCGGTGTTCTACGGGTGGCTGATCGGAGACGGCAAGGACCGTACCCCGATGTTCTGGGGCTACCTCATCGCGACCGCCATCATGCTCATCGGCGCGACCGTGGCCATTGTGTGGGGTGTTGATGCCGAGGGCAAGTCGCTTGAAGAGATAGCACCGCCGCTGACCGAGCACGACGAGCAGGGCAACTCGATCACCCATCTGCCCGTCTGA
- a CDS encoding cytidylate kinase-like family protein has translation MIVTISASYGAGGSAVGPRVAKQLGLEFIDRAVPVAVANELGISVQDAEAIEHDAPSGLWGFLAHMSSLSPGMAVPAPVDQGVTDRDVMRGTEAEIRKVADGKNAVILGHAAAMVLADHADVLHVRLDGRPEGRIKSAMQQHGIDEKSATAAQRENDRIRSVYAKHFYGVNSSDARHYDLVLDTVRIGWDLAEELIVYAARSGH, from the coding sequence ATGATTGTCACAATCTCGGCGTCCTACGGGGCCGGGGGAAGCGCAGTGGGTCCGCGGGTGGCCAAGCAGCTGGGCCTTGAGTTCATCGACCGGGCGGTCCCGGTCGCCGTCGCGAACGAGCTCGGGATCTCAGTGCAGGACGCCGAGGCAATCGAACACGACGCGCCCAGCGGCTTGTGGGGATTTCTGGCCCATATGTCGAGTCTGTCGCCTGGCATGGCAGTCCCGGCCCCCGTCGACCAGGGCGTGACCGACCGCGACGTGATGCGTGGCACGGAGGCCGAGATACGAAAGGTTGCCGACGGCAAGAACGCCGTCATCCTCGGTCACGCAGCGGCAATGGTGCTTGCAGACCATGCAGACGTGTTGCATGTACGGCTCGACGGTCGGCCCGAGGGACGGATCAAGTCGGCAATGCAACAGCACGGGATCGACGAGAAGTCCGCTACTGCGGCACAGCGGGAGAATGACAGGATCCGTTCGGTGTACGCCAAACACTTCTACGGGGTCAATTCCTCCGATGCGCGGCACTACGACCTGGTCCTGGACACGGTTCGGATCGGTTGGGATCTTGCAGAGGAACTCATCGTGTATGCGGCCCGAAGCGGTCACTGA
- a CDS encoding heme o synthase — protein sequence MKASSPNLATDGQTSPAHPGSTDQGATGVADSVDGLAARSSRQIIADYVSLTKPRIIELLLVTTFPVMFLAQRGVPAVWLIVATLVGGSLSAGSANAFNCCLDRDIDRLMHRTEGRPMATGVIGPRAGYTFASILGLLSVAWLGLLVNWLSAALSIGAIVLYVLFYTLLLKRRTSQNIVWGGVAGCMPVLIGWAAVTNSLAWPALVLFLLVFFWTPPHYWPLSMRYKEDYASAGVPMLPVVARDTAVAAQVVLYAWATVITSLVLVPVASMGVLYTVVALASGALFLVEAHRLRRAAQNGAAYDVLRPMRLFHYSISYLTLVFIGVALDPLLHLAW from the coding sequence GTGAAAGCCAGCTCGCCGAATCTTGCGACTGATGGTCAGACGTCGCCCGCACACCCGGGGTCGACCGATCAGGGCGCGACAGGGGTCGCCGACTCCGTAGACGGTCTGGCGGCTCGGTCGAGCCGACAGATCATTGCTGACTACGTGTCGTTGACCAAGCCGCGCATCATTGAACTACTTCTGGTGACGACCTTCCCGGTCATGTTCCTGGCGCAGCGGGGGGTCCCCGCGGTATGGCTGATCGTGGCAACCCTCGTCGGTGGGAGCCTGTCCGCCGGATCGGCGAACGCCTTCAACTGCTGCCTGGACCGTGATATCGACCGGCTGATGCACCGCACCGAGGGTCGACCGATGGCCACCGGCGTCATCGGGCCCCGCGCCGGTTACACGTTCGCCTCCATCCTGGGTCTTCTTTCGGTGGCCTGGCTGGGACTGTTGGTCAATTGGCTGTCCGCCGCGCTCTCGATCGGCGCCATCGTCCTGTACGTCCTCTTCTACACACTCCTGCTGAAGCGTCGGACGTCCCAGAACATCGTGTGGGGCGGGGTCGCAGGCTGTATGCCGGTGCTCATCGGCTGGGCAGCGGTTACTAATTCATTGGCGTGGCCGGCGCTGGTCCTCTTCCTTCTCGTCTTCTTCTGGACGCCGCCGCACTACTGGCCGCTCTCGATGCGTTACAAGGAGGACTACGCCAGCGCGGGCGTGCCGATGCTGCCCGTGGTCGCGCGTGACACGGCGGTCGCTGCACAGGTCGTGCTCTACGCGTGGGCGACCGTGATCACGTCGTTGGTACTCGTGCCGGTTGCCTCAATGGGGGTGCTCTACACGGTGGTTGCGCTCGCCTCGGGCGCGCTCTTCCTCGTCGAAGCGCACCGGCTACGCCGAGCGGCTCAGAACGGAGCCGCCTACGACGTGCTGCGACCGATGCGGTTGTTCCACTACTCGATCAGCTATCTCACGCTGGTCTTCATCGGCGTGGCCCTCGACCCGCTGCTGCACCTGGCCTGGTAG
- a CDS encoding nitroreductase family deazaflavin-dependent oxidoreductase, with protein MNDQRPSPITRASAALLRVRWFVRAPIWLYRAKLGFLFGSRLLMLEHVGRTSGLRRYVALEIVDHPAPGRYVVVSGFGEKAQWFRNVRANPQVRVYLGSRPPAVATAHRLDEADSAASLGRYATTHPRSWAKLRPVLERTLDTRIDVNHARLPMLAIDLDAST; from the coding sequence GTGAATGATCAGCGACCGAGCCCGATCACGCGTGCCAGCGCAGCACTGCTCAGGGTCCGATGGTTTGTACGGGCTCCGATCTGGCTCTATCGCGCCAAGCTCGGTTTCCTGTTCGGGTCACGGCTGTTGATGCTCGAACATGTGGGGCGCACCTCTGGGCTGAGGCGATACGTGGCCTTGGAGATCGTCGACCATCCAGCACCGGGACGCTATGTCGTCGTGTCCGGTTTCGGTGAAAAAGCGCAGTGGTTCCGCAATGTCCGCGCCAATCCGCAGGTCCGCGTCTACCTCGGCAGCCGCCCACCGGCAGTGGCAACTGCGCATCGCCTCGATGAGGCCGACTCCGCCGCGTCACTGGGCCGTTACGCCACCACGCATCCCCGATCCTGGGCGAAGCTGCGACCGGTACTGGAACGAACCTTGGATACACGTATCGACGTGAACCACGCTCGACTACCCATGCTCGCCATCGACCTCGATGCCAGCACCTGA
- the tkt gene encoding transketolase, whose amino-acid sequence MSQDTRRDPSLSQPVASTAGWTAVDVRAVDTARLLAADAVQKTGNGHPGTAMSLAPLAYLLYQQVMRIDPADATWIGRDRFVLSCGHSSLTQYIQLYFSGYGLELDDLKALRTWGSKTPGHPEYGHTDGVDITTGPLGSGIASAVGMAMAQRRQRGLLDPDAAPGTSPFDHRIWTIASDGDMMEGVSGESASLAGTQELGNLIAFYDQNQISIEDDTDVSFSENVAARYEAYGWHVQTVDWRLGATSKGDGDYVEDIDALLDAIEAAKAVTDKPSFIALKTVLAWPAPNKKGTGDAHGSALGDAEIEGTKKLLGFDPEQTFEVSDEVISHVRKVKDRGAQAHAAWQQDFDAWRAANTDAAKLLDRLVAQELPDGFSEAFPTFEADAKGIASRAASGKVLTALADVMPELWGGSADLAGSNNTTMTGAPSFLPHNRQTQEWKGGPYGRTLHFGIRENAMGMALNGIALEGLTRPYGGTFLTFSDYMRPAVRLAALQNIPVTFVWTHDSVGLGEDGPTHQPIEQIASLRAIPQLDVVRPSDANETAIAWKSILTRRGAAALILSRQALPTLDRTEFASADGVDRGGYILADSEKDTPDVILIATGSEVSVAVEARKALKEKNIDARVVSLPCREWFFAQDASYREQVLPASVKARVSIEAATTFGWHDIVGDAGIAIGIDHYGASADGALLLEKFGITSEHMVTAAQDSLNSL is encoded by the coding sequence GTGAGCCAGGACACCCGTCGCGATCCCAGCCTTTCCCAGCCTGTAGCGAGCACCGCGGGGTGGACCGCCGTCGATGTGCGTGCCGTCGACACGGCACGGCTGCTGGCCGCCGACGCGGTCCAGAAGACTGGTAACGGCCACCCCGGCACCGCGATGAGCCTGGCGCCGCTGGCCTACCTGCTCTACCAGCAGGTCATGCGGATCGACCCCGCCGACGCGACGTGGATCGGCCGCGACCGGTTCGTGCTCTCCTGCGGACACTCCAGCCTGACCCAGTACATCCAGCTCTACTTCTCCGGCTACGGCCTGGAACTCGATGACCTCAAGGCGCTGCGCACCTGGGGTTCCAAGACCCCCGGCCACCCTGAGTACGGCCACACCGACGGGGTTGACATCACCACCGGACCCCTGGGCTCGGGCATCGCCTCGGCCGTGGGGATGGCCATGGCGCAGCGTCGGCAGCGCGGTCTGCTCGACCCAGATGCCGCACCCGGCACCAGCCCCTTCGACCACCGCATCTGGACCATCGCCTCCGACGGCGACATGATGGAAGGCGTCTCAGGCGAGTCCGCGTCGCTGGCAGGAACCCAGGAACTGGGCAACCTGATCGCCTTCTACGACCAGAACCAGATCTCCATCGAGGACGACACCGACGTGTCGTTCAGCGAGAACGTCGCCGCCCGCTACGAGGCCTACGGCTGGCACGTGCAGACCGTCGACTGGCGCTTGGGCGCGACGAGCAAGGGCGATGGCGACTACGTCGAAGACATCGATGCCCTGCTCGACGCGATCGAGGCGGCCAAGGCTGTCACGGACAAGCCGTCGTTCATTGCGTTGAAGACGGTCCTGGCGTGGCCTGCCCCGAACAAGAAAGGCACCGGCGACGCGCACGGATCTGCACTCGGCGACGCGGAGATCGAGGGCACCAAGAAGTTGCTCGGCTTCGATCCCGAGCAAACCTTCGAGGTGTCCGATGAGGTCATCTCGCACGTCCGCAAGGTCAAGGACCGAGGTGCGCAGGCCCACGCCGCATGGCAGCAGGATTTCGACGCGTGGCGCGCTGCGAACACCGATGCCGCAAAACTGCTGGATCGGCTGGTCGCCCAGGAACTTCCCGACGGCTTCAGCGAGGCGTTCCCGACCTTCGAGGCCGACGCCAAGGGCATTGCCTCGCGCGCGGCCTCCGGCAAGGTGCTCACTGCGCTTGCAGATGTGATGCCGGAGCTGTGGGGTGGGTCTGCCGACCTCGCAGGGTCCAACAACACCACCATGACCGGTGCGCCCAGCTTTTTGCCGCACAACCGCCAGACGCAGGAGTGGAAGGGCGGCCCCTACGGTCGAACCCTGCACTTCGGTATCCGTGAGAACGCGATGGGGATGGCGCTGAACGGCATCGCACTGGAGGGTCTGACCCGCCCCTACGGCGGCACCTTCCTGACATTCTCGGACTACATGCGCCCGGCCGTCCGACTCGCCGCGCTGCAGAACATTCCGGTGACTTTTGTCTGGACACACGACTCTGTCGGCCTCGGCGAGGACGGCCCGACCCATCAGCCGATCGAGCAGATCGCTTCGTTGCGTGCGATCCCCCAGTTGGATGTCGTGCGACCCTCGGACGCCAACGAGACGGCAATCGCCTGGAAATCGATCCTGACCCGTCGTGGAGCGGCCGCACTCATCCTGTCCCGGCAGGCGCTGCCCACTCTGGACCGCACCGAATTCGCATCTGCGGACGGTGTCGACCGCGGTGGGTACATCCTGGCGGATTCCGAGAAGGACACCCCCGACGTGATCCTGATCGCCACCGGCTCAGAGGTCAGTGTCGCTGTCGAGGCCCGCAAGGCGCTGAAGGAAAAGAACATCGACGCGCGCGTCGTGTCGCTCCCGTGCCGCGAGTGGTTCTTCGCTCAGGACGCCTCCTATCGCGAGCAGGTACTACCGGCGAGCGTGAAGGCACGTGTCTCGATCGAAGCCGCAACGACCTTCGGCTGGCACGACATCGTCGGTGACGCGGGAATCGCGATCGGTATCGACCACTACGGCGCGAGCGCCGATGGCGCACTGCTGCTGGAGAAGTTCGGCATCACCAGCGAGCACATGGTGACTGCTGCGCAAGACTCCCTCAACTCACTCTGA
- a CDS encoding VOC family protein, with amino-acid sequence MKASEVITNLHTDDVERAREFFHFLGLTQDGMNQGWVARFSSPDSGACVQVVTRDATAPEDSVMTIRVDDVDAAYEEAQRRGYEVVHPLTDEPWGIRRFFVRSPDGQVINVAAHHQ; translated from the coding sequence ATGAAAGCGTCAGAGGTCATCACCAACCTGCACACCGACGACGTCGAGCGTGCGCGGGAGTTCTTCCACTTCCTCGGGCTCACTCAGGACGGTATGAATCAAGGCTGGGTGGCCCGGTTCAGCTCACCGGATTCGGGCGCATGCGTTCAAGTCGTGACCCGGGACGCAACGGCGCCCGAGGACTCCGTGATGACGATCAGGGTCGACGACGTCGATGCCGCCTATGAGGAAGCGCAGCGACGTGGCTACGAGGTCGTGCATCCACTCACCGACGAACCGTGGGGTATTCGCCGTTTCTTTGTCCGCAGCCCTGATGGGCAGGTGATCAACGTTGCTGCGCATCACCAATGA
- the tal gene encoding transaldolase produces MATNERLKALSDVGVSIWLDDLSRGLIHSGELQRLIDEKSVVGQTSNPTIFAAALSKGNDYNEQIKQLASDGASVDDATFAITTTDVRDACDVMKPVYDATNGQDGRVSIEVDPRMAHQTEPTTAMASKLWETVDRKNVMIKIPATVEGLPSITSATAAGISVNVTLIFSLERYRAVMNAYLSGLEQAKENGHDLSSIRSVASFFVSRVDSEIDNRLDALDNDEAKALKGKAGIANARLAYQAFEEVFSTSRWETLKADGAHVQRPLWASTGVKNPEYKDTMYVVDLAADETVNTMPGKTMDAVADHGEIAGDQVTGHYDDAKAVLDALDAIGVSYADVVKVLEDEGVDKFEKSWAELLESVKGELDKAGK; encoded by the coding sequence ATGGCTACCAACGAACGACTCAAGGCTCTGTCCGATGTCGGCGTCTCGATCTGGCTGGACGATCTGTCCCGCGGTCTGATCCACTCCGGCGAGCTGCAACGACTCATCGACGAGAAGTCCGTCGTCGGTCAGACCAGCAACCCCACGATCTTCGCGGCTGCCCTGTCCAAGGGCAATGACTACAACGAGCAGATCAAGCAGCTCGCGAGCGACGGCGCTTCGGTGGACGACGCGACGTTCGCCATCACCACGACCGACGTACGGGATGCCTGTGACGTGATGAAGCCCGTCTACGACGCGACAAATGGTCAGGATGGTCGGGTCTCCATCGAGGTCGATCCCCGGATGGCGCATCAGACCGAACCCACCACCGCTATGGCGAGCAAACTGTGGGAGACCGTCGACCGCAAGAACGTGATGATCAAGATCCCGGCAACCGTCGAGGGCCTGCCGTCCATCACCTCGGCCACCGCTGCGGGGATCAGCGTCAATGTCACCTTGATCTTCTCCCTGGAGCGCTACCGCGCCGTGATGAATGCCTACCTGTCCGGGCTCGAGCAGGCAAAAGAGAACGGGCACGACCTGTCGAGCATTCGTTCGGTGGCGTCGTTCTTCGTCTCGCGCGTCGACTCCGAGATCGACAACCGGCTGGATGCGTTGGACAACGACGAGGCCAAGGCACTCAAGGGCAAGGCCGGTATCGCGAATGCGCGCTTGGCCTACCAGGCGTTCGAAGAGGTCTTCTCCACCTCACGGTGGGAGACCTTGAAGGCCGACGGCGCTCACGTACAGCGTCCGCTGTGGGCCTCGACCGGAGTCAAGAACCCCGAGTACAAGGACACGATGTACGTCGTGGACCTCGCAGCTGACGAAACCGTCAACACGATGCCCGGCAAGACCATGGACGCGGTCGCGGACCACGGTGAAATTGCCGGCGATCAGGTCACCGGTCACTACGACGACGCGAAAGCGGTCCTGGATGCACTGGACGCGATCGGTGTGAGCTATGCCGACGTCGTGAAGGTCCTCGAGGACGAGGGTGTCGACAAGTTCGAGAAGTCGTGGGCGGAGCTGCTCGAGTCCGTCAAGGGTGAGCTGGACAAGGCGGGCAAGTGA
- the arsM gene encoding arsenite methyltransferase — translation MADIREQVRARYAEAATAVSSTGQDALAVVDADQNRVSSSVVEANASCCGGGTDVDAAFGSSLYSTDEHSELPAEAVAASLGCGNPMIVAQLRAGEKVLDLGSGGGIDVLLSARRVGPSGFAYGVDMTQEMLTLANANKARAGVDNVEFLKGTMEDVPLPDACVDVVISNCVINLSTDKPAVLAEMFRVLVPGGRIGISDVVAEDHLSVADRAERGSYVGCIAGALSRAEYLEGLTAAGFIDAEVDFTHEAAPGMHSAIVRAAKPAAA, via the coding sequence ATGGCTGATATCCGTGAACAGGTCCGGGCCCGTTACGCCGAGGCGGCGACCGCAGTCAGCAGCACCGGCCAGGATGCACTGGCCGTCGTGGACGCCGATCAGAATCGGGTGTCCTCCTCGGTTGTCGAGGCGAACGCGTCCTGTTGCGGGGGTGGCACCGACGTGGATGCTGCTTTCGGATCCAGCCTGTACAGCACCGACGAGCACAGTGAACTGCCTGCCGAGGCGGTAGCCGCCAGTCTGGGATGCGGCAACCCGATGATCGTGGCTCAGCTACGCGCCGGTGAGAAGGTCCTCGACCTGGGTTCGGGCGGCGGAATCGACGTGCTGCTCTCCGCACGACGGGTCGGGCCGAGCGGCTTCGCCTACGGCGTGGACATGACGCAGGAGATGCTCACGTTGGCCAACGCGAACAAGGCCAGGGCCGGCGTCGACAACGTCGAGTTCCTGAAAGGAACGATGGAAGACGTGCCGCTGCCCGACGCGTGTGTCGACGTCGTGATCTCCAACTGCGTGATCAACTTGTCCACCGACAAGCCCGCCGTGTTGGCCGAGATGTTCCGCGTACTCGTCCCTGGCGGGCGAATCGGAATATCCGATGTCGTCGCTGAGGACCACCTCAGTGTCGCGGACCGGGCCGAGCGCGGCTCCTACGTCGGCTGCATCGCCGGTGCCCTGTCCCGCGCCGAATACCTGGAGGGGTTGACTGCAGCCGGTTTCATCGACGCCGAGGTCGACTTCACCCACGAAGCCGCGCCCGGAATGCACTCCGCCATCGTGCGAGCCGCCAAACCGGCAGCGGCCTGA
- a CDS encoding metalloregulator ArsR/SmtB family transcription factor, producing the protein MANDVTDCCSPVTGDVLDVVEAERLARIFKALGDPTRVRLLSRIAAHSDEEACVCDLTEPGGLSQPTVSHHLKQLVDAGLLTREQRGRWSYYRVVTSTLDALATALRRPDFLHLG; encoded by the coding sequence ATGGCCAATGACGTGACGGACTGCTGCAGTCCGGTCACCGGCGATGTCCTCGATGTGGTCGAGGCCGAACGTCTCGCCCGCATCTTCAAAGCCCTCGGCGACCCGACCCGCGTCCGATTGCTGTCGCGGATCGCAGCTCACTCCGACGAGGAAGCCTGCGTCTGTGATCTCACCGAGCCCGGCGGGCTCAGCCAACCGACGGTCTCCCATCACCTCAAGCAACTCGTCGACGCCGGGCTACTGACCCGCGAGCAACGCGGCCGCTGGTCCTACTACCGAGTGGTGACCAGCACCCTCGACGCGCTGGCCACCGCCCTGAGGCGTCCAGATTTTCTACACCTCGGATAG
- a CDS encoding class I SAM-dependent methyltransferase, which yields MSSEQEHAHPVFAQVYRLVAAAGERGGYGRLRASVLAEASGRLLILGLGPGHDLAHLPATVTSVVAVEPDPSMRALARGRVTACPVPVMLLSADAHDLPLADGSVDAVLCACVLCSVTQPPRVLAELRRVLVPDGRLLLLEHAAAPPGHWVGRLQQLLEPVWGRAAGGCSIRRDTRGAVAAAGFDATAVREVMVWPNLPPVAPTVLGTALNQ from the coding sequence ATGAGCAGTGAGCAGGAACACGCCCACCCGGTCTTCGCACAGGTCTACCGATTGGTCGCCGCGGCCGGGGAACGTGGCGGCTACGGCCGGCTACGTGCGTCGGTGCTGGCAGAAGCAAGTGGTCGGCTGCTGATCCTGGGTCTTGGACCCGGTCACGACCTGGCCCACCTGCCGGCCACGGTGACATCAGTGGTCGCCGTCGAGCCCGACCCCTCGATGCGCGCCCTCGCCCGTGGACGGGTGACGGCCTGCCCGGTACCGGTCATGCTGCTCTCTGCGGACGCCCACGACCTGCCGTTGGCTGACGGTTCGGTCGATGCAGTGCTTTGTGCATGCGTGCTCTGCTCGGTAACACAACCGCCCAGAGTGCTCGCAGAGCTGCGACGGGTCCTGGTACCTGATGGTCGGCTGCTCCTGCTCGAGCACGCCGCAGCCCCACCGGGACACTGGGTCGGTCGCCTTCAGCAACTACTGGAGCCAGTGTGGGGGCGCGCCGCCGGTGGGTGCTCTATCCGCCGCGACACCAGAGGCGCCGTCGCGGCCGCGGGTTTCGACGCCACCGCGGTGCGCGAGGTCATGGTCTGGCCTAACCTGCCACCCGTAGCTCCTACCGTCCTGGGTACCGCCCTCAACCAATGA
- a CDS encoding universal stress protein, whose protein sequence is MSTAATDPPYTVVVGVSGTSKSRAAVIWAAAQASANHGRLIAVRVLKRVPSPEAPTSVSSQRPLSEPLSSRSAHDTATAYQQADLAADIAETLGSSHQAECRVLYGGTRKCLLAAARSADLLVIDAARTPSSSSMLAHRIIAAAGCPVVVLPPALTHEPPPWIVKAGQVVGQTALRALGTSGRPGYHPPE, encoded by the coding sequence ATGTCTACAGCAGCAACCGACCCGCCGTACACCGTCGTGGTCGGGGTGAGCGGCACGTCGAAGTCACGGGCTGCGGTGATCTGGGCAGCGGCTCAGGCCAGCGCCAACCACGGGCGCCTGATCGCGGTGCGCGTACTCAAAAGAGTCCCCTCCCCCGAGGCACCCACGAGCGTGTCGTCGCAGCGGCCGCTGTCGGAGCCGCTATCGTCCCGAAGCGCACATGATACGGCCACGGCATATCAGCAGGCCGATCTTGCTGCCGACATCGCCGAGACACTCGGGTCCTCCCACCAGGCCGAGTGCCGAGTTCTGTACGGGGGCACGCGTAAATGTCTGCTCGCAGCTGCCCGCAGTGCGGATCTCCTCGTCATCGATGCTGCGCGCACACCGTCGTCTTCGTCCATGTTGGCGCACCGGATCATCGCGGCGGCCGGATGTCCGGTGGTCGTTCTACCGCCGGCACTGACCCACGAGCCGCCGCCATGGATCGTCAAGGCGGGTCAGGTGGTGGGCCAGACGGCACTGCGTGCGCTGGGCACCAGCGGCCGGCCGGGATACCACCCACCGGAGTAG
- a CDS encoding COX15/CtaA family protein, producing the protein MSTAVRTDLPGGVVRRGWHSLTDLLAGWLRPLAWINLAVEIGIVGTGGLVRLSGSGLGCPTWPQCVNGSIIPVAHQEQSWHKFVEFGNRTLTSVVGVVAVLLILAILGHRRAGNRQALLLPAFGVLAGIALQAIVGGISVLTDLNPFIVAVHFLISMVLVATSAWVVWQIRTHRLVQVRRELRWLGTGTATIAAIVLILGTAVTGAGPHSGDAAHPARFSFSPQSAAWLHADMVMLFSGLVVAMLVATSMAGARSAMRVWRLVAIVTVLQGIIGYTQYFLGVPGALVLIHMLMACLLVVVVTWGVLSLYPRTLPSVATTDAVRAATPVHH; encoded by the coding sequence ATGAGCACCGCGGTACGCACAGATCTGCCGGGCGGCGTCGTCCGGCGCGGCTGGCACTCGCTGACCGATCTACTCGCCGGATGGTTACGGCCCCTGGCGTGGATCAACCTTGCTGTCGAGATCGGCATTGTCGGCACCGGCGGACTGGTGCGGCTGTCCGGAAGTGGGCTCGGGTGCCCCACATGGCCGCAGTGCGTCAACGGGTCGATCATCCCCGTCGCCCACCAGGAACAGTCCTGGCACAAGTTTGTCGAGTTCGGTAACCGCACCCTCACCTCGGTGGTGGGCGTCGTGGCGGTGCTGCTGATCCTCGCAATCCTCGGTCACCGACGCGCCGGCAACCGGCAGGCCCTCCTGCTGCCTGCTTTCGGCGTCCTGGCAGGTATCGCGCTGCAGGCGATCGTCGGCGGGATCTCGGTCCTGACCGACCTCAACCCCTTCATCGTGGCGGTGCACTTCCTGATCTCGATGGTGCTGGTGGCCACCTCCGCGTGGGTCGTGTGGCAGATCCGTACGCACCGCCTGGTCCAGGTGCGCCGGGAACTACGGTGGCTCGGCACAGGCACGGCAACGATTGCCGCCATCGTTCTCATCCTCGGCACGGCCGTGACCGGAGCCGGACCGCATTCCGGAGATGCAGCACACCCGGCGAGATTCAGCTTCAGTCCGCAATCTGCAGCCTGGCTGCATGCAGACATGGTGATGCTCTTCAGTGGCCTGGTGGTCGCGATGCTGGTCGCCACCTCGATGGCCGGTGCACGCAGCGCCATGCGGGTCTGGCGTCTCGTGGCGATCGTCACCGTGCTGCAGGGCATCATCGGGTACACCCAGTACTTCCTCGGCGTACCAGGCGCGCTGGTCCTCATCCACATGCTGATGGCCTGCCTGCTGGTCGTCGTCGTCACCTGGGGAGTGCTGAGCTTGTACCCGCGGACGCTTCCGAGCGTGGCCACCACGGACGCTGTCCGCGCCGCAACTCCGGTTCACCACTGA